In Helianthus annuus cultivar XRQ/B chromosome 3, HanXRQr2.0-SUNRISE, whole genome shotgun sequence, a single window of DNA contains:
- the LOC110930221 gene encoding protein DMR6-LIKE OXYGENASE 2, with protein sequence MATTSKRLLVSDLVSTDKIDQVPSNYIRPITQRPNFQNVVRDSIPLIDLKDLNGPNHANVIKQIGQACADHGFFQVKNHGVPESIIANMMQTARDFFNLPEQERLKNYSDDPTKTTRLSTSFNIRTEKVANWRDYLRLHCYPIDNFIDEWPTNPASFRAHVAEYCQSTRNLALQLIAAISESLGLHKDYMNTQLGKHAQHMVLNYYPPCPQPDLTYGLPGHTDPNFITILLQDEVPGLQVLKDGKWVAVDPVPNTFIINIGDQVQVMSNDKYKSILHRAVVNCDKERISIPTFYCPSPEAVIGPAPEVVTDDEPAVYRQFTYGEYYEKFWDNGLEKCLDMFKTS encoded by the coding sequence ATGGCTACCACCTCAAAAAGATTACTAGTTAGCGACCTCGTATCCACCGATAAAATCGACCAAGTCCCTTCAAACTACATCCGACCCATCACCCAACGTCCCAATTTCCAAAATGTTGTTCGCGACTCCATCCCTCTCATTGACCTCAAAGATCTCAACGGCCCCAATCACGCTAACGTGATCAAACAAATCGGTCAAGCTTGCGCTGATCACGGCTTCTTCCAGGTTAAAAACCATGGCGTACCCGAATCCATCATAGCCAACATGATGCAAACCGCTCGAGACTTCTTCAACCTACCCGAACAAGAACGACTCAAAAACTATTCAGATGACCCCACAAAGACCACTAGACTCTCCACCAGCTTCAACATACGAACCGAAAAGGTCGCAAACTGGAGAGATTACTTACGACTCCATTGCTACCCGATCGATAACTTCATCGACGAATGGCCAACCAATCCGGCCTCGTTTCGGGCCCATGTAGCGGAGTATTGCCAGAGTACAAGAAACTTAGCACTCCAACTTATTGCAGCCATTTCAGAAAGCTTAGGACTTCATAAAGACTACATGAACACACAGTTAGGGAAGCATGCTCAGCATATGGTCTTGAACTACTACCCACCATGCCCACAACCCGATTTAACATACGGGTTACCCGGACACACTGATCCTAATTTCATCACCATCCTTCTTCAAGATGAGGTTCCTGGTCTTCAGGTCTTGAAAGATGGTAAATGGGTAGCGGTTGATCCGGTTCCAAACACTTTCATCATCAACATTGGTGATCAAGTTCAGGTGATGAGTAATGATAAGTACAAGAGTATTTTGCATCGAGCTGTGGTGAATTGTGATAAAGAACGGATATCTATACCGACTTTCTACTGTCCGTCGCCTGAGGCGGTTATCGGGCCTGCTCCCGAGGTTGTAACTGATGATGAGCCTGCTGTGTATCGACAGTTTACTTATGGGGAGTACTATGAGAAGTTTTGGGACAATGGGCTTGAGAAGTGTTTGGATATGTTCAAGACTAGTTGA